A section of the Ranitomeya imitator isolate aRanImi1 chromosome 7, aRanImi1.pri, whole genome shotgun sequence genome encodes:
- the LOC138645805 gene encoding zinc finger protein 850-like, which translates to MEKGENDVRDHEWCKEDVPTDGCTSSSKIQKSIAQDPYEKHANISDMDPFKVHCPNSSQTVKQNKSHRRSLKNKKAPTKKPFSCSECGKCFTEKSSLLKHKRIHTGEKPFSCSECGKCFTRKSSLLKHKRIHTGEKPFSCSECGKCFTEKSALLKHKRIHTGEKPFSCSECGKCFTEKSALLKHKRIHTGEKPFSCSECGKCFTKKDHLVTHERIHTGEKPFSCSECGKCFTEKSSLLKHKRIHTGEKPFSCSECGKCFITKYILVTHERIHTGEKPFSCSECGKCFTEKSSLLKHKRTHTGEKPFSCSECGKCFTEKSALLKHKRIHTGKKPFSCSECGKCFTKKDHLVTHERIHTGEKPFSCSECGKCFTEKSYLLRHERIHTGEKPFSCSECGKCFTEKSYLLRHERIHTGKKPFSCSECGKCFTKKDHIVTHERIHTGEKPFSCSECGKCFTEKSSLLRHERIHTGEKPFSCLECGKCFTEKSALVTHERMHTGEKPFSCSECGKCFTEKSSLLRHERIHTGEKPFSCSECGKCFTEKSVLVTHERIHTGEKPFSCSECGKCFTDKSALVAHERIHTGEKPFSCSECGKYFTGKSALLRHERIHTGEKPFSCLECGKCFTEKSALVTHERIHTGEKPFSCSECGKCFTDKSALIAHERIHTGEKPFSCSECGKCFPEISSLLRHERIHTGEKPFSCSECGKCFTQKSSLLRHERIHTGEKPFSCSECGKCFPEISSLFRHERIHTGEKPISCSECGKCFTEKSALVTHERMHTLEKPFSCSECGKCFTLKSSLLGHERMHTGE; encoded by the exons ATGGAGAAAGGAGAAAATGATGTGCGGGATCATGAGTGGTGCAAAGAGGACGTTCCTACAG ATGGTTGTACCAGCAGCTCCAAAATCCAAAAAAGCATTGCACAAGACCCATATGAAAAACATGCCAACATCTCAGACATGGATCCTTTTAAAGTACACTGTCCTAATTCATCACAGACTGTTAAACAAAATAAAAGTCACAGAAGaagtttgaaaaataaaaaagctcccacaaagaagccattttcatgttcagaatgtgggaaatgttttacagagaaatcatctcttcttaaacataagagaattcacacaggagagaagccattttcatgttccgaatgtgggaaatgttttacaaggaaatcatctcttcttaaacataagagaattcacacaggggagaagccattttcatgttcagaatgtgggaaatgttttacagagaaatcagctCTTCTTAAacataagagaattcacacaggggagaagccattttcatgttcagaatgtgggaaatgttttacagagaaatcagctCTTCTTAAacataagagaattcacacaggcgagaagccattttcatgttcagaatgtgggaaatgttttactaaaAAAGATCATCTTgtcacacatgagagaattcacacaggagagaagccattttcatgttcagaatgtgggaaatgttttacagagaaatcatctcttcttaaacataagagaattcacacaggagagaagccattttcatgttcagaatgtggaaaatgttttattacAAAATATATTCTTgtcacacatgagagaattcacacaggagagaagccattttcatgttcagaatgtgggaaatgttttacagagaaatcatctcttcttaaacataagagaactcacacaggggagaagccattttcatgttcagaatgtgggaaatgttttacagagaaatcagctCTTCTTAAacataagagaattcacacaggcaagaagccattttcatgttcagaatgtgggaaatgttttactaaaAAAGATCATCTTgtcacacatgagagaattcacacaggagagaagccattttcatgttcagaatgtgggaaatgttttacagagaaatcatatcttcttagacatgagagaattcacacaggagagaagccattttcatgttcagaatgtgggaaatgttttacagagaaatcatatcttcttagacatgagagaattcacacaggcaagaagccattttcatgttcagaatgtgggaaatgttttactaaaAAAGATCATATTgtcacacatgagagaattcacacaggagagaagccattttcatgttcagaatgtgggaaatgttttacagagaaatcatctcttcttagacatgagagaattcacacaggagagaagccattctcttgtttggaatgtgggaaatgttttacagagaaatcagctcttgttacacatgagagaatgcacacaggagagaagccattttcatgctcagaatgtggaaaatgttttacagagaaatcatctcttcttagacatgagagaattcacacaggcgagaagccattttcatgttcagaatgtggaaaatgttttacagagaaatcagttcttgttacacatgagagaattcacacaggcgagaagccattttcatgttcagaatgtggaaaatgttttacagataaatcagctcttgttgcacatgagagaattcacacaggagagaagccattttcatgctcagaatgtggaaaatattttacagGGAAATCAGCTCTTCttagacatgagagaattcacacaggagagaagccattttcttgtttggaatgtggaaaatgttttacagagaaatcagctcttgttacacatgagagaattcacacaggcgagaagccattttcatgttcagaatgtggaaaatgttttacagataaatcagcTCTTAttgcacatgagagaattcacacaggagagaagccattttcatgctcagaatgtggaaaatgttttccaGAGATATCATCTCTTCttagacatgagagaattcacacaggcgagaagccattttcatgctccgaatgtggaaaatgttttacacagaaatcatctcttcttagacatgagagaattcacacaggcgagaagccattttcatgttcagaatgtgggaaatgttttccagAGATATCATCTCTTTttagacatgagagaattcacacaggcgagaagccaatttcatgttcagaatgtggaaaatgttttacagagaaatcagctcttgttacacatgagagaatgcACACactagagaagccattttcatgctcagaatgtggaaaatgttttacactgaAATCATCTCTTCTTGGACATGAGAGAATGCACACAGGAGAGTAG